From Aspergillus fumigatus Af293 chromosome 5, whole genome shotgun sequence, a single genomic window includes:
- a CDS encoding putative protein kinase: MMQRAARNAWTICVPGAHRGFTILLPSASCRRRVSPLSSLRTTVVPRRTAMSSSQWTCTPRTFPTSGFELLDQSIELDEETLPTYRPEKYYPVTQGEVLNDRYQIIAKIGYGVTSTVWLAKDLIASIYVVLKVYVTGQCRDHERELHIYKQINQVETNHPGRNFIRKLRDHFYIQGPHGRHVCLVHEPLGTSADVLVKMSPGHVMTLDDMKPAIRQLLVALDFLHSECQIIHTGTMLKDRTIYRSLSFLPRGGLPILADFGEARFGDKEHIDDIMPNVYRAPEVILRSSWSYKVDIWNVAMVAWDIVSPRSIIDGKNPDGVFDDRVHMAELVALLDPPSPRFREQRHLSSVFWDESGNWKGVVPIPDMTLESLAEKVEGKDKEGFLRWLRMALQWNPEDRLTALELLYDEWLMNGLGE, from the exons ATGATGCAGCGGGCCGCGCGAAACGCTTGGACTATTTGTGTCCCCGGTGCTCACAGGGGCTTCACCATCCTCCTACCCTCCGCTTCTTGCCGCCGACGAGTCTCGCCGCTGTCTAGTCTGAGAACCACGGTTGTGCCGCGTCGAACAGCTATGTCGTCCTCGCAGTGGACGTGCACCCCCAGGACTTTTCCCACGTCAGGCTTCGAGCTACTTGACCAGTCCATTGAGCTTGACGAGGAAACACTCCCGACTTACCGACCCGAGAAATACTACCCAGTCACCCAGGGTGAGGTACTCAACGATCGATACCAGATAATTGCCAAAAtagggtacggagtaacttCAACAGTGTGGCTCGCGAAAGACTTGAT TGCATCAATATACGTCGTTTTAAAAGTCTACGTAACGGGGCAATGTCGCGACCACGAGCGAGAACTGCACATCTACAAGCAGATTAATCAGGTGGAAACAAACCATCCCGGTAGAAATTTCATTCGCAAACTTCGCGACCATTTCTATATCCAAGGCCCTCATGGCCGCCACGTCTGCCTGGTTCACGAGCCTCTCGGAACGAGTGCAGATGTTCTGGTGAAGATGTCTCCTGGGCACGTAATGACCCTTGATGACATGAAGCCTGCTATTCGGCAACTACTTGTCGCATTAGATTTCCTTCACTCGGAGTGTCAAATCATTCATACTGGTACC ATGCTCAAAGACCGAACAATCTACAGGTCTTTGAGCTTCCTTCCAAGAGGTGGGCTGCCAATCCTTGCTGATTTTGGAGAAGCGAGATTTGGCGACAAAGAGCACATTGATGATATCATGCCAAACGTGTATAGAGCTCCTGAAGTGATCTTGAGATCGAGCTGGAGCTACAAGGTGGATATATGGAATGTTGCCATGGTC GCATGGGACATTGTCAGCCCTCGCTCCATCATCGATGGCAAAAACCCCGATGGCGTATTTGATGATCGGGTACACATGGCGGAACTGGTAGCCCTGTTGGACCCTCCGTCACCCAGATTCCGAGAACAGAGGCACCTCAGTTCGGTCTTCTGGGATGAGTCAGGAAACTGGAAGGGGGTAGTTCCGATTCCAGATATGACCCTTGAGAGCCTTGCCGAGAAGGTTGAAgggaaagacaaagaagggTTTCTGCGGTGGCTCCGGATGGCTTTGCAATGGAACCCCGAGGACCGGCTGACGGCTTTGGAACTGTTATACGACGAGTGGCTGATGAACGGGCTGGGGGAATGA
- the cpcC gene encoding putative protein kinase (Gcn2), whose product MPHKQKKNPSNVHKNGSPRAERKQSTSNTIPLAQPGLATTNYREIHQNEAEALRSIYGDDFEEIEHRPSAWQQSADVAFKLHLRASSNPEVRVDLLVELPTTYPKTYPNLSLGNSENIRHRARLKIQDIIRNKPKELLGSEMIYELAVSIQDVLEDVAQAQAQDKDLPSLEEERMVQEAAANQRAELERQEELRKQEAATAEEERALQQLLEDKLRERTKARLSRRKSRSSGTGLSGSIDAVDQFPDAITFDPPLIINDTNEQPLAFSAVFGKTLLQSSPGKQTFTVRPVVSGSRSHAPLIVLKELSLDGNGTAPICYRERMRASEDKLEALKRLRHPNLVDFIGFKISRPLDSIDAQDSTWRVYLLLEYANKGSLSEFLDIVGSVSVEIIRAWMIQLLEALEFYHRSGFVHGDIHCGRILLFRNPQGGTIVKLQGSIEDALPDTENSKRSLTISKSPFWMPPELTQESTPPTMKTDVWDMGIVFLQMAFGKDVLQRYTSANALMGTLGLSAPLQDLLHEFFRPDPKKRPTAFQLQPFEFFRVDTPLIARTSTSNSVSLPRRPRLDSTGGLPAFSRYNQDFDEAGRLGKGGFGQVVKARNKLDGRFYAIKKISQRSASALKDTLSEIMLLSRLNHPYVVRYFTAWLEEEYDQIDEEAISSTEGDPFASRDADGFEYSTGGLDFISSSGYPKIEFASDSDDEHDASLSQGGGTESYDAYREDSAAGTELSRVRSGSQGRAHLTTLYIQMEYCEKHTLRDLIKNGLYDDIDRSWRLFRQILDGLSHIHSHGIIHRDLKPDNIFIDVASNPRIGDFGLATSGQFTTAVRSSTTADFEGNLTRSLGTTYYVAPEMKSGFAGHYNEKVDMYSLGIIFFEMCHPLPTGMERDQTLRAIREEHHTLPPTFHYSEKAVQGNIIESLLSHDPKERPSASELLQSGKIPLQVEEETFRRAIVHLLSDPNAPDYKKILSAIFSQSPKKYEDIAWDVDSRAAPAANELLVQSLVKERLTAIFRRHGAVETTRQMLFPRSQHYRSGAVRLLDASGNQLQLPFDLTLPNARSISRQDPSLEKTFAFGTVYREMPHGSEPRTHKEVDFDIVSHNTLDLALKEAEVIKVLDEIIEEFPPLRSSPMSFLINHSDLLQLIMEFCRITPSQVPLVKEIISKLNFGKWTMQKIRSELRSPAIGVASTSLDDLARFDFRDTPKQAQNRLRSVMEGTEFAERLSPIFARINILVTYLQGFDVKRKVYVNPLGSLNDKFFRGSILFQCVFDTKRRDVFAAGGRYDRLVQEFRPKGRASCSQTHAVGFNLSWDRLSSAMLEYLKSTTKATTKHAESDAGAFWKTRRCDVLVASFDATVLRTTGVKLVQHLWASDISAELAVDASSLEELLSEYKEHNHSWIVIAKQDSKERGFKVRCLAPREELDIRSSELIPWLRNEIRARNQREGAPDLRQSRLPSQSDAIAGANERSSDVRILVSQHRSKKTNRRNIVESALLRSREVVEKAINGPIAAIDTRDDLLEAIRDTRLSDPESWRSVIQSAPLTERKYLSQVHELLLDLSNECRANDGPDSVSNAFIYNYRTGSCLYYDLGRGSEK is encoded by the exons ATGCCTCacaagcagaagaagaatcctAGCAATGTCCATAAAAACGGCTCTCCCCGAGCGGAGAGGAAGCAGTCGACGTCGAATACCATTCCGCTTGCTCAGCCTGGACTAGCGACGACGAATTACCGGGAGATCCACCAGAATGAGGCTGAGGCGTTACGCTCCATCTATGGTGATGACTTTGAAGAAATTGAGCACAGGCCCTCCGCCTGGCAG CAATCGGCCGATGTGGCGTTCAAGCTCCATCTACGTGCTTCGTCAAATCCCGAGGTCCGTGTTGATTTACTAGTTGAGCTGCCAACGACATATCCCAAAACGTATCCAAATCTTTCATTGGGTAATTCGGAGAACATTCGTCACAGGGCTAGGTTGAAAATTCAAGACATTATTCGAAACAAACCGAAAGAGCTGCTCGGCTCTGAGATGATTTATGAACTCGCCGTGTCGATACAGGACGTCCTCGAGGATGTTGCCCAGGCACAGGCCCAGGATAAGGATCTACCAAGTTTAGAAGAGGAACGCATGGTGCAAGAAGCTGCTGCCAATCAGCGTGCAGAATTGGAACGGCAAGAAGAGCTTCGAAAACAGGAGGCGGCCACtgcggaagaggagcgaGCTTTGCAGCAGCTGTTGGAGGACAAACTTAGAGAGCGCACGAAGGCTCGTCTCTCCAGGCGAAAGAGTAGGTCTTCCGGTACAGGCTTGTCCGGCTCTATCGATGCGGTTGACCAATTTCCCGACGCCATTACTTTTGATCCACCATTAATTATAAACGACACAAATGAACAACCGTTGGCCTTTAGTGCTGTATTTGGGAAGACGCTTCTACAAAGCAGTCCGGGAAAGCAGACATTCACAGTCAGACCCGTGGTGTCCGGGAGTCGCTCCCATGCACCTCTTATCGTCCTGAAAGAACTTTCTCTCGATGGGAATGGGACGGCACCGATTTGTTACCGGGAGCGAATGCGTGCCAGTGAGGACAAACTAGAGGCTCTGAAAAGACTTCGGCACCCGAATCTTGTGGATTTTATTGGTTTCAAGATATCTAGGCCCTTAGACTCCATCGACGCCCAAGACAGCACCTGGAGAGTATATCTCCTTCTTGAATATGCGAACAAAGGGTCCCTATCGGAGTTCCTGGACATCGTGGGGAGCGTGTCGGTGGAGATTATCCGTGCTTGGATGATCCAACTGCTCGAAGCTCTTGAATTCTATCATCGCAGCGGATTTGTGCATGGGGATATCCACTGCGGACGCATTCTTCTTTTCAGGAACCCGCAAGGCGGTACCATTGTAAAGCTGCAAGGAAGCATTGAAGATGCGCTCCCGGATACGGAGAACAGCAAGAGATCTCTGACAATCTCAAAGTCACCCTTCTGGATGCCTCCCGAGCTCACACAAGAAAGTACGCCTCCAACAATGAAAACTGATGTATGGGACATGGGTATAGTGTTTCTGCAGATGGCGTTTGGTAAGGATGTGTTGCAGCGGTACACATCAGCGAACGCACTCATGGGAACATTGGGTTTGTCAGCACCTTTGCAGGACTTGCTGCATGAGTTTTTCAGACCAGATCCGAAGAAGCGTCCAACCGCTTTCCAACTCCAACCCTTCGAGTTCTTCCGAGTCGACACACCTTTGATTGCTCGCACGAGTACTTCGAACTCAGTGTCACTGCCCAGACGTCCACGCCTTGACTCGACTGGAGGGCTTCCCGCTTTCTCGCGATACAACCAAGACTTTGATGAAGCAGGGCGCCTGGGTAAAGGTGGCTTCGGACAGGTTGTAAAAGCCAGGAATAAGCTTGATGGCCGATTTTATGCTATCAAAAAGATTTCTCAAAGGTCAGCCTCGGCCCTCAAAGATACTCTTTCGGAGATTATGCTGCTCTCGCGACTTAATCACCCATACGTGGTTCGCTATTTCACTGCATGgctggaggaagagtatGATCAGATTGACGAAGAAGCCATCTCATCGACAGAGGGAGACCCCTTTGCTAGCCGGGACGCAGACGGTTTTGAATATAGTACCGGAGGGCTTGACTTTATCAGCTCCAGCGGTTATCCCAAGATCGAATTTGCCTCTGACAGTGACGACGAGCATGATGCAAGCCTATCTCAAGGAGGTGGAACAGAATCTTATGACGCGTATCGCGAGGATAGCGCCGCGGGGACCGAGCTAAGTCGAGTCAGGTCCGGTTCTCAGGGTAGAGCACATCTTACAACGCTTTATATACAGATGGAGTATTGCGAAAAACAT ACTCTTCGCGACTTGATAAAGAACGGCTTGTACGATGATATCGATCGTTCATGGCGCCTGTTTCGACAGATTCTGGATGGGCTTAGTCATATTCACAGCCACGGCATTATCCACCGCGATCTGAAACCAGATAATATTTTCATTGATGTGGCAAGCAATCCGAGAATTGGAGATTTCGGCCTGGCTACCAGTGGGCAGTTTACCACAGCTGTGCGTTCATCGACTACCGCAGATTTTGAAGGCAACCTCACGCGAAGTCTTGGAACTACTTACTATGTCGCTCCGGAGATGAAGTCTGGCTTCGCAGGTCACTATAACGAGAAAGTCGAT ATGTACTCGTTGGGTATAATATTCTTCGAGATGTGCCACCCTTTGCCCACGGGTATGGAGCGCGACCAGACTCTACGGGCGATTCGAGAAGAACATCATACTCTTCCACCTACCTTCCACTACTCGGAAAAGGCAGTGCAGGGGAACATCATCGAATCTCTATTGAGTCATGACCCGAAGGAACGACCATCTGCCTCGGAACTTCTTCAGAGCGGCAAGATTCCTCTccaggttgaagaagagacgTTTAGACGAGCAATCGTGCATCTCCTCTCTGATCCGAATGCGCCCGACTACAAGAAGATTCTTTCGGCCATCTTTTCGCAGTCGCCCAAAAAATATGAAGATATTGCCTGGGATGTGGACTCGcgtgctgctcctgctgccaATGAGTTACTCGTTCAGAGTTTAGTCAAAGAGCGACTGACCGCCATATTCCGCCGACATGGGGCGGTTGAGACTACTAGGCAAATGCTGTTCCCTCGTTCCCAACACTACAGAAGCGGAGCCGTTCGACTACTTGACGCGTCGGGTAATCAGCTTCAGCTGCCATTCGACCTCACATTGCCGAACGCACGCTCTATCTCTAGACAGGACCCGTCACTAGAGAAAACATTCGCTTTTGGCACAGTCTATCGAGAGATGCCCCATGGCAGCGAGCCCAGAACTCACAAAGAAGTTGACTTTGATATTGTATCGCACAATACTCTTGACCTCGCGTTGAAGGAAGCGGAAGTTATCAAggtcctcgacgagatcATTGAAGAGTTCCCACCGCTAAGGTCGTCACCAATGAGTTTTCTCATAAATCACTCCGAccttctgcagctcatcATGGAGTTCTGCCGCATCACCCCCTCTCAGGTACCCTTGGTCAAGGAAATTATCAGCAAGTTAAATTTTGGCAAATGGACgatgcagaagatcagaagTGAACTCCGATCGCCAGCCATTGGAGTTGCCTCTACATCGTTGGATGACTTGGCCAGATTTGATTTCAGAG ACACTCCTAAGCAGGCTCAAAACCGTCTCAGGTCCGTCATGGAAGGTACCGAGTTTGCCGAGCGACTGTCGCCCATTTTCGCTCGCATAAACATACTCGTGACATACTTGCAAGGTTTCGACGTCAAAAGGAAGGTCTATGTCAATCCTCTTGGCAGTCTGAACGACAAGTTCTTCAGAGGCAGTATCCTGTTCCAATGTGTTTTTGACACTAAGCGACGGGACGTCTTTGCAGCTGGCGGTCGCTATGACCGGTTGGTGCAAGAATTTCGTCCGAAGGGTCGAGCGAGCTGCTCTCAAACACATGCAGTTGGCTTTAATCTGAGCTGGGACAGACTCAGCTCGGCTATGCTCGAGTATCTCAAAAGTACGACGAAAGCAACTACCAAGCATGCTGAATCGGACGCTGGAGCATTTTGGAAGACCAGGAGG TGTGACGTGCTCGTTGCAAGCTTCGACGCGACAGTGCTGCGCACAACGGGAGTCAAGCTTGTACAGCATTTATGGGCCAGTGATATCAGCGCTGAATTGGCTGTCGACGCTTCATCCTTGGAAGAACTCCTATCTGAGTACAAAGAGCACAACCATAGCTGGATTGTCATCGCAAAACAAGATAGTAAGGAGCGAGGCTTCAAAGTGAGGTGTCTCGCCCCCAGAGAAGAACTGGACATCAGGAGCTCTGAACTTATTCCTTGGCTTCGGAACGAGATACGTGCGCGCAATCAACGCGAGGGCGCACCCGACCTACGGCAGTCAAGATTGCCAAGTCAGTCAGATGCGATTGCAGGAGCTAATGAAAGATCGAGCGACGTTCGCATCTTGGTCAGCCAGCACcggagcaagaagacgaaCAGAAGAAACATCGTCGAGTCTG CTCTCCTTCGTTCTCGGGAGGTAGTCGAGAAGGCAATCAACGGGCCCATTGCGGCTATTGACACTCGAGATGACCTGCTTGAAGCGATCAGGGATACGCGCCTGTCGGATCCGGAAAGCTGGCGCTCAGTCATTCAAAGTGCCCCTCTGACCGAGCGAAAGTATCTCAGTCAAGTCCATGAACTACTCCTGGACCTCTCCAATGAATGTCGCGCGAACGATGGCCCCGACAGTGTCAGCAATGCCTTTATTTACAACTACCGGACAGGATCGTGCCTGTATTATGACCTTGGGCGTGGGAGTGAAAAGTAA
- the cwc2 gene encoding active spliceosome conformation promoter CWC2 → MAETAVIDPPHATEPTSLPTESADPSGPAPSDENALTQPSESAVTATTDADGTQKKTKKIIRRKRRPARPQVDPATLKSEPPPQTGTVFNIWYNKWSGGDREDKYLSKHAAPSRCNIAKDSGYTRADKVPGSYFCLFFARGVCPKGHECEYLHRLPTLHDLFNPNVDCFGRDKFSDYRDDMGGVGSFTRQNRTLYVGRIHVTDDIEEVVSRHFAEWGQIDRIRVLTSRGVAFVTYTNEANAQFAKEAMAHQSLDHNEILNVRWATVDPNPLAQKREARRLEEQAAEAVRRALPAEFVAELEGRDPEARKKKKIEGSFGLEGYEAPDDVWYARTKELEDARKAGQLEAPEQHLMIEPAPSSSSAALPSQSEDTGIFSNSTVAALRGLAGGNVTTQKAPVNSGGPLVAYGSDDDSD, encoded by the coding sequence ATGGCGGAGACAGCCGTCATCGATCCTCCACATGCCACAGAGCCAACATCTCTACCAACAGAATCCGCCGACCCAAGCGGCCCCGCTCCCAGCGACGAAAATGCTCTCACCCAACCGTCAGAAAGCGCCGTCACGGCCACCACAGACGCCGATGGCACACAAAaaaagaccaagaagatAATCCGGCGAAAACGACGACCCGCTCGGCCGCAGGTGGACCCTGCAACGCTTAAATCGGAGCCGCCCCCGCAGACAGGCACCGTCTTCAACATCTGGTACAACAAGTGGTCCGGCGGCGACCGCGAGGACAAGTATCTCTCGAAACACGCCGCGCCCTCCCGGTGCAACATCGCCAAGGACAGCGGGTACACACGCGCAGACAAGGTGCCCGGATCGTACTTCTGCCTGTTCTTCGCGCGCGGCGTCTGCCCCAAAGGCCACGAGTGCGAATACCTCCACCGCCTGCCGACGCTGCATGACCTCTTCAACCCCAACGTGGACTGTTTCGGTCGGGACAAGTTCAGCGATTACCGGGACGACATGGGCGGTGTGGGCTCGTTCACGCGCCAGAACCGCACGTTGTATGTTGGCCGGATCCATGTGACCGATGATATCGAGGAGGTGGTGTCGCGCCATTTCGCGGAATGGGGCCAGATCGACCGCATCCGGGTGCTGACCTCGCGCGGGGTGGCGTTCGTCACGTACACGAACGAGGCGAATGCGCAGTTTGCTAAGGAGGCCATGGCACACCAGAGTTTGGATCATAATGAGATTCTGAATGTGCGCTGGGCGACGGTTGATCCGAACCCGTTGGCGCAGAAGCGGGAGGCGAGGCgtctggaggagcaggcggcggaggcggtgCGGAGGGCACTGCCCGCTGAGTTTGTTGCGGAGCTGGAGGGTCGGGACCCGGaggcaaggaagaagaagaagatcgagggCAGCTTTGGGCTAGAGGGTTATGAGGCTCCGGATGATGTGTGGTATGCTCGGACCaaggagttggaggatgCACGTAAAGCCGGCCAGCTTGAGGCTCCAGAACAGCATTTGATGATCGAACCCGCACCGTCGTCGTCTTCCGCAGCCCTTCCTTCACAATCAGAAGATACCGGTATCTTCTCAAACTCAACTGTGGCGGCACTAAGGGGATTGGCCGGCGGCAATGTGACGACGCAAAAAGCCCCTGTGAATTCGGGCGGTCCTCTTGTTGCTTACGGAAGTGATGATGATAGTGACTGA
- the cpa1 gene encoding carbamoyl-phosphate synthase (glutamine-hydrolyzing) CPA1, with translation MFARVFKAMPARASALTSVNASIPARFMATVRQQRPAHERATFTIRDGPIFHGKSFGARTNISGEAVFTTSLVGYPESLTDPSYRGQILVFTQPLIGNYGVPSAERDEHGLLKYFESPNLQAAGVVVADVAEQYSHWTAVESLGEWCAREGVPAISGVDTRAIVTYLRERGSSLARITVGEEYDADQDEAFTDPEQIHLVRQVSTKAPFHVSAADPQCHVAVIDCGVKENILRSLVSRGAGITVFPFDYPIHKVAHHFDGVFISNGPGDPTHCQETTYHLRRLMETSQVPIFGICLGHQLLALAAGARTIKLKYGNRAHNIPALDLSTGRCHITSQNHGYAVDASTLPSDWKPYFVNLNDSSNEGMIHKSRPIFSTQFHPEAKGGPLDSSYLFDIYIDSVKKYKASQAAFYPQRDSLPSPLLVDLLAKERVGVQPTIGMQNIAAAATAAAAAA, from the coding sequence ATGTTCGCTCGTGTATTCAAGGCTATGCCCGCCAGGGCTTCAGCCTTGACTTCCGTGAATGCTTCCATTCCGGCTCGCTTCATGGCTACTGTTCGTCAGCAGCGTCCTGCTCATGAGCGTGCCACTTTCACGATTCGAGATGGTCCGATTTTCCACGGCAAGTCCTTCGGAGCTCGCACCAACATCTCCGGTGAAGCCGTCTTCACCACCTCTCTGGTTGGGTATCCCGAGTCTCTGACCGATCCTTCCTACCGTGGTCAGATCTTGGTCTTCACTCAGCCCTTGATTGGCAACTACGGCGTGCCTTCTGCTGAGCGGGACGAGCACGGTCTTCTCAAGTATTTCGAGTCCCCCAACCTGCAGGCCGCTGGCGTGGTTGTGGCCGATGTGGCTGAGCAGTACAGCCACTGGACTGCTGTCGAGTCTCTCGGCGAGTGGTGTGCTCGTGAAGGCGTTCCTGCCATCTCCGGTGTCGATACTCGGGCTATCGTCACCTATCTGCGTGAGCGGGGTTCTTCCCTCGCTCGTATCACCGTCGGCGAGGAGTACGACGCTGACCAAGACGAGGCTTTCACCGATCCTGAACAGATCCACCTGGTCCGCCAGGTCAGCACCAAGGCTCCTTTCCACGTGAGCGCCGCCGATCCTCAGTGCCACGTCGCCGTCATCGACTGTGGTGTCAAGGAGAACATTCTGCGTAGTCTGGTCAGCCGTGGTGCCGGCATCACGGTGTTCCCCTTCGACTACCCCATCCACAAGGTAGCCCACCACTTCGACGGTGTCTTCATCTCCAACGGCCCCGGTGACCCAACTCACTGCCAGGAGACCACCTACCACCTTCGTCGCTTGATGGAGACCTCTCAGGTGCCCATCTTCGGTATTTGCCTGGGCCACCAGCTGCTTGCTCTGGCCGCTGGTGCTCGCACCATCAAGCTCAAGTATGGTAACCGTGCTCACAACATCCCCGCTCTGGACCTGAGCACGGGCCGCTGCCACATCACCAGTCAGAACCACGGTTACGCTGTAGATGCGTCTACCCTGCCCTCTGACTGGAAGCCCTACTTTGTCAACCTGAACGACTCCAGCAACGAAGGTATGATCCACAAGTCCCGCCCCATTTTCAGCACACAGTTCCACCCTGAGGCCAAGGGCGGCCCTCTCGACTCCTCTTACCTCTTCGATATCTACATCGACAGTGTGAAGAAGTACAAGGCTAGCCAGGCTGCGTTTTACCCTCAGCGGGACAGCCTCCCCAGCCCTCTGTTGGTTGATCTGCTCGCCAAGGAGCGTGTCGGTGTGCAGCCCACTATCGGCATGCAGAAcattgctgctgccgccactgccgctgccgctgctgcttAA